CGATAAACAGAGTGccttaaaagaaaaacttgtctttgatATTTCCTTGGATACATGatattcctcccccccaccaaggTCCCAATGATATATTATGCTCAGATTGCATACATCCAAGAACTCAAGTTACTAAAACATTTTTGTTCCCCACAGTACAATTTTATTGTAAAACATACTGGCTAAGATTACTGTCAGGAAAAGAGAAGTTTAGTTTTCCTAAAGAAACCCAAGAGGGCTCTCTCAAAACCTGAAGAGCTTCTCACCCAAACTACTGCCCGTAACAGAACCTATCCAAGGTGTAAAACTTAGTGATCTAGAAATCTACAATAAAGCAACATGCACTGAAGAATCTAACTGTACTTAATAACACTGTAGTTAATGATAAAACAGCAAGTGAACAGTGACTGTGCTGAATACTTAAACCAGAAGGATTAATGAAAGCTTTAAAAGACATCAGCGCCAACCAAACCCAAACTCATGTTGCAGCCATCTCTCTCAAGCTAAAGAATTGGTAGCAGAGGGCAACACTCAATAATGAAGAGAACCCCAATGAGATTTCTAATATTGATATGGACCACCACATCTATATTAATCTTTTTGTTCATCCACACGCCTCTTATATTCAGTGACTATCTAATTCCACTAACTCCTCTGGCAACAATTTCCAGATATTGATCATTCCCTGTGTAAGAAAAAACCTTTCCTCTCAAatcgcctttaaatttctctcacctgaaaacctatgctctcttctttttgatatccctaccatgacAAAAAGATTCTgtttatcttatctatgcctctaattttAATCACATTTGTAATCAAACATTTTAGGAGTTATTTGTTCAAGGAGGAATGATGCTGGATTTAATGTTAAGGGAAGAATGCATTGCTCGAGTCTGCATAATTcttaacagagagaaaaaaccGACTGATGTTGCttcattgaatgtttgtgaagtATCTACTATCTCACGAAGCAGTTGTGAGATTCCAAAGCCTGCAGTTTTATCCAGAGTTGCATGACTGAGGTAGAAAACCTGTGCCTCTGAAAGGAGGTAATCCATTTCACTTGATGACTTTGTTGATTTGTTGGATGGCAGAGaaactattcacagcaacagCTTGGTTTAAAAAGATCTAAAAGCATAATTTTTCATGCAGGTCAAACACCCTACAGATCAAAAAAAAGTTCACTACTTCAAGGCTCAGTTGTAACAATTGAACATTGGACCCTCTGGCCAGCAGAGTTCAGAACCAATTTATGAAAGTGAGCACATGCTGATTTAATGGGATTGAAGTGACAACGTTGCAAATTTGACAAAAAAACAAATGATGGTTCTTAACTCTGCTTGGCTTTTAACCAATTATATCTCGTTCATTCTTCACTTCAATTATCCTTCATTTGCCGCCCTTTTTTGAGATATAGGTTCTCTGCTACAATCAAATTCCATTCAGTGAATCCCATTAACAATTTACTTTaacacctgaaacactgactgttacAGACCTGCTACATGAAGAGGGAAGCGCAGCCACTATACAACTTAGCTTATTGCCAAAAAAAAGTGCAACTATAGTTTGCTCGTGATAAAACGTTGCAATGGGAGAAAGCTACTAATCCCAACCCGTTAATGGCAGGTTGGAACTTGAACCACCTTTGGTCCCATGGTAACAGCTACAGCATCGGCAAGAAGATCGACACCCTTCAGCATCAGAGCCCGGGCTTCTGATCCGAACTTCACATCCTTAGCGTAGGTTCGGCTGAGACCAGGTGCCAGGAGTCGAGATACAGGCCTCACTTGGCGCAAAGCGGATGGTAAACGGAGCATTGCctacaaaacaaaatgatggtTTTAAGTTGTAAACAATTTATCAGATGGATTAGGAGAGGCAGAGATTTGTCTCAGCCTCCGGGCACAGGCTCCCCACATGTCGCGAGGGGACGCGCGTCACAAGGTCAAACCAAAGAGGCGCAAAATAAAAGGTAATGAGAAAAAAGCTCACAAACATCCAACCCCAAAGAATATTAGCATTTGCCAATGAGACCTACAAATGCAGAACACACTAAAGAGCGACATTTCCGCAATAGCCCATGATTTCTCCAATTCATTCATTGACTCATTTCACTGCGTAGATGCACGcattttgcaaaatatttccaaaccaATAATTATTTAACAAACCTATTCCACAACTATCATACTTActaattatatatatatttttttacaaaGGTACAAATGAGACGATAGCCGCCCTACAACAAGAGCAATCAGCAGCTGCACACCCACCGCACGAACCCAGATCTGAGACTCCGCGATTCTCCCTACGTGAACACGTGGGTCTACAGCCGGGCCACTTACTGCCGCCCCTGACTCTGCATAGTCTAACAATCGCCATCCTTTGCAACCTACTTCTACCAAGCAAGCTTGCATTTCGTAGACAATTTCCAGATTCCGTACTGGAATTACAGCACTTATGAAGTTCAGCTGCAAAACACCCGAACAATCTCAAAAAGCGAAGCGAAGTCGAGCTCATATGCTGGTTCAGGGGTTCGATTTCCAGAAACTTCTCGACGCTTGGCGTAAGCAAGGTCAAAGTGTACGTTATTTAAGCTTAAGTGGCGTTATGCAATAATTTTATTTGCAATTCTTCTCCAAAAAGTTAAATTCAAAATTGCACGGGTTTGCATGGAAGCGGGAGTGCGGCGATACGGATGTTTTTCTATTTTTGGTGAATGGAAGGCAGGGCAGCTCGAGGTTCTAGAAGGTGCGTTCTgatgaaatgcaacatcctcctGACGTTCGAGGTCACGTCGCCGCGTTCGAAGGCTATTCCCTCACGTGGAACATCTGCCATAGTCCTCGGTGCAGAGAGGAGGCTGCAAGCAAGTtaatttttttaagcattttctccgagagagagagaggaggaatggtaagtatttaaaaaaaagacatatttcaagTTTTCTCCATATACTCTATTGAGGGAGATGAACTAGGATGAATAAACCGAGGCTTTGGGATTTTTATTGTAACGTAGTGAGCTGTATCCTTTTCAATAAACTCTTGCGCGACATAGAATACTATGCTTTTAGCAGAGATTATTAAAAAGAAACGGTTAAACCCCTTCGTATTAGCTTTAAAAAAAGCCATCCATCACTATAGTTATGGTTACAATTGGAATGAATGGATAGTGATTTCTGATCCACGTTTGCGTTGGTATCAGAAACCAGTTTGTAACATAACTGTTGTCGATCGAAGAAGTTGATACATATTTGCTGCTCTGTATCCCGCACAGATATTTGGATGGAAGCGAATAACTAATATTGTTAACGTGTATTTCATATGAGCGACCTTGCATGAGTTTGGGAGTGTTTACAAGGTCAAATGAGCACTGTTTTACGCTGTGGTGAGGGGCGACTCACTTTAAGAAAGAAGTATTAATATGTTTGTTATTCATTCTGAACATTTACTGAAAAATACCACAGTAATTTTCCCGTGTTAACATCTTTAGACGATTTCCCCCCCGAAATATCTTGATGCACACATGCGACTGAACCAGTCCGTGTCATTGGAAAACGTCTCTTCAacgtgcattttaaaaaaataacttcagGGACTTTTATATTGTTATACACAAAGTGTTTAACACCTTTACAAGTTAAAACAAGCTACAAATGTGGCAACAATTTgtctaactcattgtaactgaaTAATTAGATTTTCCCAATGACGTTGATCATAATTCATGAATCAATGTAATACCACTATGTCAAGGAACGTTGTTCGATTTTAAATAACTTGGAAAATACGTTTGTAATCTTAGTTAATAAGTTACTGAATATGTCtctttttaaaactatttcaaCAGGCAGGTCAGGCATTCAAAAagtttcttcctctctttgaTCGTGTTCTGGTGGAAAGGGTTGCAGCAGAAACAATGACGAAAGGTGGCATTATGCTTCCAGAAAAATCTCAGGGAAAAGTGCTGCAAGCAACAGTTGTAGCAGTTGGACCTGGCAGCCGAGTAAAGGTTCGTTTCTAAATAAAGTGAAGTCTCATTCAACCACATTCTTGTGATCTTAAACGAACATCACCTTTTATTCAATGAGGCAAGATGTCTCGCAATTTTTAAAGTTAAACTCAGTTGTAAAATCAAGTGAAGTTCTCTAGTTCGAGAAAGGATTTTCCTGTTGTTCACAActcaaaaattgttttaaaaaaattgaaaaatgttgcACCCTAAGGGAATGTAACCCTAATGGAAGTTCAAGTGTGCACTGTCTCAAAAAATATTGTTACAGTTGTATTTTTAAACATACTGTAGAGGTTCTTTGCTTTCAGTGAATTTTTTTGATTGTGTTGGAAGAATACTCAAACTCTTGTTTCATGTCAGTGAGGAAATTATCCATAGCGCTCTTTAGAATATGGACTTTTTTCTAAGTGGCTTGGGATGATTGTTACAACTTGGAGCAATGATGTTCACAGAAGTCAATCTGCATTTTTCAGAATGGTGATATCCAGCCAGTtaatgtaaaagttggtgaaacgGTTCTACTGCCAGAATATGGAGGGACTAAAGTTGTTTTGGAAGACAAGGTTAGTATTATCATCCATATTTTGAATGTGAGTAGGTTATTTTCCTCTTTTAATAATctgcatcttttccttttttctttctccaggATTATTACTTGTTCAGAGATGGAGATATCCTTGGAAAATACACAGAATAGATGTTGGATGTCACTGTCAGTTTCATGAACTGACCATTCCGTGAAGTACCTGTCTTTTTGTTCCAGTTTGTAAATATCTTTTTTTTGAGCTTTGGTACAGTACAATAAAGTCAACATTAAACCCAGTTTCTCTATCCTGTTTTGAGGAGTTGCAACTTATACTTTCTAAATCTTAAAGTACAAACTAGTGAATAAcaagtgttttaagagggatagggaaggggggagaagaggaggagaggtggcgatactggtcagggacactgttacggctgtggaaaagatggatgttgtagaaggatcatctctagagtccatatgggtggaattaaggaacaagaaaggagcagttactctactaggagtattctgtaggcctcccggtagcagtagagatatagaggagcagattggcaggcagtgtttggagagaagcaaaaataacagggttgttataatgggagacttcaacttcccaaatatagactggaacctgcttagtgccaaaggtttagatgggacagaatttgttaaatgtgtccaggagggattcctgatgcagtatgttgacaggccgactagacggaatgccatgttagatctaattttaggaaatgaaccgggacaggtgaaggatctattggtgggtgagcatttgggggacagtgaccattgctccataacctttaaaattgtcatggacagggacaggtgcagagaggacaagaggtttttcaattggggaagggcaaactatgaggctataaggagagaacttgggagtgtaaattgggatgtccttttggaggaaaatgtaccatggagatgtggtcgatgttcagggatcttatgcaggatgttagggataaatatgtccgggtgaggcagagaaggaatggcagggtgaaggaaccgtgggtgacacgagaggtggaacgacttgttagggagaagaaggtagcatacgtgaggtataagcagcaaggttcagacagggcctgtgaggaatatagggtagcgaggaaggaacttaagaaagggctgaggagagctagaaggggacatgaaaaggctttggctagtaggattaaggaagatcccaaggcctttttcaagtatgtgaagggtaggaggatggctagggtaaagataggtccgattaaggacaaaggtggg
The window above is part of the Pristis pectinata isolate sPriPec2 chromosome 1, sPriPec2.1.pri, whole genome shotgun sequence genome. Proteins encoded here:
- the hspe1 gene encoding 10 kDa heat shock protein, mitochondrial, which encodes MQHPPDVRGHVAAFEGYSLTWNICHSPRCREEAASKLIFLSIFSERERGGMAGQAFKKFLPLFDRVLVERVAAETMTKGGIMLPEKSQGKVLQATVVAVGPGSRVKNGDIQPVNVKVGETVLLPEYGGTKVVLEDKDYYLFRDGDILGKYTE